In the Quercus lobata isolate SW786 chromosome 5, ValleyOak3.0 Primary Assembly, whole genome shotgun sequence genome, one interval contains:
- the LOC115992276 gene encoding uncharacterized protein LOC115992276, translating to MSRQEVTNHREQAEIYHGEELCKQKSQDLLSEISLPKGLLPLDDVVEVGYNRTTGFVWLKQKRKKEHRFRSIGRNVSYDNEVTAFVEDRRMRKLTGIKTKELLIWVSISDIYIDDPSSGKITFANPTGISRSFPVSAFELDNAGNSGK from the coding sequence atgtcaagacAGGAAGTCACAAACCACAGAGAGCAAGCAGAGATCTACCACGGCGAAGAGCTGTGCAAGCAAAAGTCTCAAGATCTCCTCAGCGAGATCTCTCTCCCCAAAGGCCTCCTCCCTCTAGACGACGTCGTCGAGGTCGGCTACAACCGCACCACCGGGTTCGTGTGGCTCAAGCAGAAGCGCAAGAAGGAGCACCGGTTCCGCTCCATCGGCCGAAACGTCTCGTACGACAACGAGGTCACGGCCTTCGTGGAGGACCGCCGCATGAGGAAGCTCACTGGGATCAAGACCAAGGAGCTCCTCATCTGGGTCTCCATTTCCGACATCTACATCGACGACCCCAGTTCGGGTAAGATCACGTTTGCCAATCCTACTGGGATCTCCAGGTCTTTTCCGGTGTCGGCTTTTGAGCTCGACAACGCTGGGAATAGCGGAAAATGA